Proteins found in one Odocoileus virginianus isolate 20LAN1187 ecotype Illinois chromosome 10, Ovbor_1.2, whole genome shotgun sequence genomic segment:
- the MED19 gene encoding mediator of RNA polymerase II transcription subunit 19, whose product MRIINARHRDGAGAEGTMENFTALFGAQADPPPPPAALGFGPGKPPPPPPPPPGGGPGSAPPPTATSAPPGSDKSAAGCGPFYLMRELPGSTELTGSTNLITHYNLEHAYNKFCGKKVKEKLSNFLPDLPGMIDLPGSHDNSSLRSLIEKPPILGGSFNPITGTMLAGFRLHTGPLPEQCRLMHIQPPKKKNKQKHKQSRTQDPVPPETPSDSDHKKKKKKKEEDPERKRKKKEKKKKKNRHSPEHPGMGSSQASSSSSLR is encoded by the exons ATGAGGATCATTAACGCCAGACACCGGGACGGCGCCGGGGCGGAGGGGACGATGGAGAATTTCACGGCGCTGTTCGGAGCCCAGGCTGACCCGCCACCTCCACCAGCAGCACTTGGCTTCGGACCCGGGAAGCCGccccctccgccgccgccgcctccgggCGGGGGGCCGGGCTCGGCCCCGCCCCCGACCGCAACCTCAGCCCCTCCCGGGAGCGACAAGTCGGCGGCAGGCTGCGGCCCCTTCTACCTAATGAGGGAGCTTCCAG GCAGCACCGAGCTGACAGGCAGCACCAACCTGATCACACACTACAACCTGGAGCATGCCTATAATAAATTCTGTGGGAAGAAGGTGAAGGAGAAGCTAAGTAACTTCCTGCCTGACCTGCCAGGCATGATTGATCTGCCTGGTTCCCATGACAACAGCAGCCTGCGCTCCCTCATCGAGAAGCCCCCCATCCTTGGGGGCTCTTTCAATCCCATCACAGGGACCATGCTGGCTGGCTTCCGCCTGCACACCGGCCCG TTGCCGGAGCAGTGCCGCCTGATGCATATTCAGCCACCCAAGAAGAAGAACAAGCAGAAGCACAAACAGAGCCGCACCCAGGACCCCGTCCCCCCAG AGACGCCGTCTGATTCAGatcacaagaagaagaaaaagaaaaaggaagaggaccCTGAgcggaagaggaagaagaaggagaagaagaagaagaag AACCGACACAGCCCGGAGCACCCTGGGATGGGCAGCTCtcaggccagcagcagcagcagcctccgcTAA